TCAGCCTGTCAGTCCAGCGCACTTGGGGATCGTCTGAAAGCTTTTCCCGAAAATCCACATGGTATTAAGGAAGAACTTCGCGGATTGTCTCCTCCCGGCCGAACATCAACAAACCGGCCACTGTGAGTCCTTCGCTTCCGTCATGACGATTGCGACGCCAACCTCCGAGCTTCAGCAGCAGTCCCTGGTCATCTTCGCCAAGCCAAGGATGAGTCGGTTTATGCGACGCGAACCGTTGCCGGTATTGCTGCACACTTGTTTGATCAAGGTCTGCCAGAGAAAAATGTTTCAGTATCCTGCTGTCGGCTGGATCTTCGGCCCGGTCCGACAACATGCGGCTGACTTCCTGTTCCGAACAGTGATAATCGCCTTCACAATTGCGACGATAGGTACCTGTAAGGGGGTTTCTTTCTAGGAAAACAGGCCTCTGATACCGGTTGGCTTGCGGCACTTTGATGACGAGAATGGTTCCGGAAGGATGGACAACCTCTTGGACATCCTGGCTGGCCAGCAGGTTAATGCTCACTTTTCCGCGATTGTTGATGGTGTCCCAGAACGATTTTTTGATGTTCTTCAGGTTGCTGACGCCACTGATGTGGCCGTCGTCTTCCACGCCCAACAAGATCACGCCGCCGTGGGTGTTTGCCATGGCGCTGTATGTTTCCCAGAGGCTTTTTGGCACACCTCCACGCGCGGACTTGAATTCCAAGTCATCCTTTTCGAGCCAGTCCAGTTTTTCAAGAATATTGATTGGATTGATGGCTTCCGTAGCGTTCATGCGGTCTCCTCAGTTATGGCTTGGAATCAGTGAACATCGATTTTGCCATGTACGACAGTGGACAAAAATATCAGATCGCTCAACTCAAATCACCGACTATGCACCGCAGCCGCGAAGCACTCCAAATTTCTCAAAGATAAAAGACTTGGAGAAATAGTAGATTATATCATTTGAGTTTCTTATTTTGTTTGTAACCTTCCCGTAAAACAGGGCCATTGAAAAATAGAGATTTCTGGTAAAGATTGCCTCACGGAGGGCAAGATGAAGAAATCTCGATTTTCG
This genomic interval from Desulfomicrobium apsheronum contains the following:
- a CDS encoding AlbA family DNA-binding domain-containing protein; translation: MNATEAINPINILEKLDWLEKDDLEFKSARGGVPKSLWETYSAMANTHGGVILLGVEDDGHISGVSNLKNIKKSFWDTINNRGKVSINLLASQDVQEVVHPSGTILVIKVPQANRYQRPVFLERNPLTGTYRRNCEGDYHCSEQEVSRMLSDRAEDPADSRILKHFSLADLDQTSVQQYRQRFASHKPTHPWLGEDDQGLLLKLGGWRRNRHDGSEGLTVAGLLMFGREETIREVLP